From a region of the Candidatus Polarisedimenticolia bacterium genome:
- a CDS encoding amidase has translation MGDRTMGRRKFLECAAVGGAIAAAIPALKTAARPQTESAGDLEEATIAELQEGMSSGRYTARALTESYLRRIDRLDRRGPELRSVLEVNPDAIPTAEKLDAERKAKGPRGPLHGIPLLLKDNVCTRDRMQSTAGSLALVGVKPPRDAAIVERLRSAGAVILGKTNLSEWANFRSIHSSSGWSARGGQCRNPYALDRTPSGSSSGSGVAVAAGLCAAAVGTETDGSIVSPSNCCSLVGIKPTLGLVSRTGIIPIAHSQDTAGPMARTVADAAALLGALAGVDARDGATAANPQPAGIDYAARLDPRGLQGARLGVCRAHYMGYSPATDALMERALEALKRLGATLIDPADIATAGSFDESEYMVLLYEFKADLNKHLARWAPGGSVRTLKDLIAFNERRKDEELRYFGQEILVEAQAKGSLTQQEYLRALDKDKLLSRLQGIDAVMGEHRLDALVAPTGSPPSLIDLVNGDPSGGGSFSSPAAVAGYPHVTVPMGYVAGLPVGLSFVGRPWSEETLIRFAYAYEQATKARRPPQFLPSADLRGGRG, from the coding sequence ATGGGCGACAGGACGATGGGGCGCCGGAAGTTTCTCGAATGCGCGGCGGTCGGCGGCGCGATCGCCGCGGCGATCCCGGCTCTGAAGACCGCGGCGCGGCCGCAGACCGAATCGGCGGGAGATCTCGAGGAAGCCACGATCGCGGAGCTTCAAGAGGGCATGAGCTCGGGCAGGTACACGGCGCGCGCGCTCACGGAGAGCTATCTACGGAGGATCGACCGGCTCGACCGACGGGGACCGGAGCTGAGGTCGGTCCTGGAAGTGAATCCCGACGCCATCCCCACGGCCGAGAAGCTGGATGCGGAGCGGAAAGCCAAGGGCCCCCGGGGGCCTCTCCACGGGATCCCGCTGCTTCTCAAGGACAACGTCTGCACGCGGGATCGGATGCAATCCACCGCCGGCTCTCTCGCGCTCGTCGGCGTGAAGCCGCCCCGGGATGCCGCCATCGTCGAGCGGCTGCGGTCGGCCGGGGCGGTCATCCTCGGCAAGACGAATCTCAGCGAATGGGCGAATTTCCGATCGATCCACTCGTCGAGCGGCTGGAGCGCCCGCGGCGGTCAATGCCGGAACCCCTACGCGCTCGATCGGACCCCTTCGGGATCGAGCTCCGGTTCGGGTGTCGCCGTGGCGGCCGGCCTGTGCGCCGCGGCCGTGGGCACGGAGACGGACGGTTCGATCGTGTCGCCTTCGAACTGCTGCTCCCTGGTGGGCATCAAGCCGACCCTCGGGCTCGTGAGCCGCACCGGCATCATCCCCATCGCCCACAGCCAGGACACCGCCGGCCCGATGGCCCGAACGGTCGCCGACGCGGCGGCGCTGCTCGGAGCGCTCGCCGGGGTCGATGCGCGCGACGGGGCGACTGCCGCGAACCCGCAGCCCGCCGGGATCGATTACGCCGCCCGCCTCGACCCGAGGGGACTTCAAGGAGCGCGCCTCGGCGTCTGCCGCGCCCATTACATGGGATACAGCCCGGCGACCGACGCGTTGATGGAGCGGGCCCTCGAAGCGCTGAAACGTCTCGGGGCGACCCTGATCGATCCGGCGGACATCGCCACCGCCGGGAGCTTCGACGAGTCCGAATACATGGTGCTGCTCTACGAGTTCAAGGCGGACCTGAACAAGCACCTCGCCCGGTGGGCCCCCGGGGGATCGGTGAGGACTCTCAAAGACTTGATCGCCTTCAACGAGCGGCGCAAGGACGAGGAGCTGCGTTACTTCGGCCAGGAGATCCTCGTCGAAGCCCAGGCGAAAGGCTCGCTGACCCAACAGGAGTATTTGCGGGCGCTCGACAAGGACAAGCTTCTTTCGCGTCTCCAAGGGATCGATGCGGTGATGGGGGAGCACCGGCTGGACGCGCTCGTCGCGCCGACGGGCAGTCCCCCTTCGCTGATTGATCTGGTCAACGGCGATCCGTCAGGCGGCGGGAGCTTCTCCTCGCCGGCGGCCGTGGCGGGCTATCCGCACGTCACCGTTCCGATGGGCTACGTCGCGGGGCTGCCCGTCGGCCTGTCCTTCGTCGGACGACCCTGGAGCGAGGAAACCTTGATCCGGTTCGCCTACGCCTACGAACAGGCGACGAAAGCCCGCCGGCCCCCGCAGTTCCTGCCCTCGGCCGATTTGAGAGGCGGGCGGGGCTGA
- a CDS encoding RNB domain-containing ribonuclease produces MSSIPRRHRGELKAIARRAMVERGLLPDFSPAAEAEARRLEGAPLEDAPALRDLRDSAWVSIDNDDSRDLDQLSVAEPAGAGLTRLRVAIADVDSLVPRGSAVDAHARHNTTSVYTAARIFPMLPAELSNDRTSLGEDEERLAIVVEMRIRDDGSMEGSEVYHAKVVNRAKLAYNAVSAWLEDGAPPPGRIASSAELAGQIRLQDRVAQALRTVRHRQGALSLETIEPHAVFDGEALADLRVEAKNRARELIEDLMIAANGVTARFLEARGLPSLRRVLRSPERWDRIEQIAASLGERLPPDPDAAALEGFLKKRRAADSERFPDLSLAIVKLMGRGEYDVELPGGAVPGHFGLAIQDYTHSTAPNRRYPDLVTQRLVKASLDGRREPYPIEELRELARHCTEQEDNANKVERRVRKSAAALLLESRIGERFEGIVSGASEKGTWVRIFNPPVEGKLVRGFAGLDVGERVTVELAETNVEQGFIDFIRPKA; encoded by the coding sequence TTGAGCTCGATACCGAGACGGCACCGCGGGGAGCTGAAGGCGATCGCGCGGCGCGCCATGGTGGAACGCGGGCTGCTGCCCGATTTCTCGCCCGCGGCCGAAGCGGAGGCCCGCCGCCTGGAAGGCGCGCCGCTGGAGGACGCTCCCGCGCTCCGCGACCTCCGGGACTCGGCCTGGGTTTCCATCGACAACGACGACTCCCGCGATCTGGATCAGCTTTCCGTGGCGGAGCCGGCGGGCGCGGGCTTGACGCGTCTGCGCGTCGCGATCGCCGACGTCGATTCCCTGGTGCCGCGGGGCTCGGCGGTCGACGCGCATGCCCGCCACAACACCACCTCCGTCTACACCGCCGCCCGGATCTTCCCGATGCTTCCCGCCGAGCTTTCGAACGATCGGACTTCGCTCGGCGAGGACGAGGAGAGGCTGGCGATTGTCGTCGAGATGCGGATCCGGGACGACGGCTCGATGGAGGGCTCGGAGGTCTATCACGCCAAGGTCGTGAATCGAGCCAAGCTCGCCTACAACGCCGTGTCGGCCTGGCTCGAAGACGGCGCCCCTCCCCCGGGCCGGATCGCGTCGAGCGCCGAGCTGGCCGGGCAGATCCGCCTCCAAGACCGCGTGGCGCAGGCGCTCCGGACCGTGCGCCACCGGCAGGGCGCGCTGAGTCTGGAGACGATCGAGCCCCATGCGGTTTTCGACGGCGAAGCGCTCGCCGATCTTCGCGTCGAAGCGAAGAACCGGGCCCGGGAACTGATCGAGGATCTCATGATCGCCGCCAACGGCGTCACGGCGCGATTCCTGGAGGCCCGGGGACTTCCCTCGCTGCGGCGCGTGCTCCGATCCCCCGAGCGGTGGGACCGGATCGAGCAGATCGCCGCGAGCCTGGGGGAGCGGCTCCCTCCCGACCCCGACGCCGCGGCGCTGGAGGGCTTCCTGAAAAAGCGCCGCGCCGCCGACTCCGAGCGGTTTCCCGACCTGTCGCTGGCGATCGTCAAGCTCATGGGGCGCGGAGAATACGATGTCGAGCTCCCGGGAGGGGCGGTCCCCGGGCACTTCGGCCTGGCGATCCAGGACTATACGCACTCCACCGCTCCGAACCGGCGGTATCCCGATCTCGTGACCCAGCGGCTGGTGAAGGCCTCTCTCGACGGGCGGCGGGAGCCCTACCCGATCGAGGAGCTGCGGGAGCTGGCCCGACACTGCACGGAACAGGAGGACAACGCCAACAAGGTGGAGCGCCGCGTCCGCAAATCGGCGGCCGCGCTCCTGCTCGAGTCGCGCATCGGGGAGCGTTTCGAAGGAATCGTCAGCGGCGCCTCGGAGAAAGGGACCTGGGTGCGGATCTTCAATCCGCCCGTCGAGGGAAAGCTCGTGAGAGGGTTCGCCGGGCTCGACGTCGGGGAGCGGGTCACGGTCGAGCTGGCTGAAACGAACGTGGAGCAAGGGTTCATCGACTTCATCCGCCCGAAAGCCTAG